The following coding sequences lie in one Rutidosis leptorrhynchoides isolate AG116_Rl617_1_P2 chromosome 6, CSIRO_AGI_Rlap_v1, whole genome shotgun sequence genomic window:
- the LOC139853324 gene encoding uncharacterized protein isoform X2: MSIAFDTNSRIHSIRIQSLGFRKSMWIHNLSESTKFTGTNHWNNRLPAVKEEDSSTSSSIGNNSDAGADSGDDDGEVQSKDNSSLAGLNDLEQVLPIKGLSTFYAGKSKSFGSLTYAVSVSSIQEIVKQEDAYSRKRKNMLAHTVLLDKFRKSTTDRDEIGERSKLREGFSRPPLPAGICRRVSNKRSLDSSPKLYCSSCRSLSLSDLQQVSSINGFLNNESDEGDER; this comes from the exons atgtcgatTGCTTTTGATACTAACAGTCGCATTCATAGTATTCGGATCCAATCGTTAGGGTTTCGTAAAAGTATGTGGATTCATAACTTATCGGAATCCACTAAATTCACCGGAACTAATCATTGGAATAACAGACTTCCGGCCGTTAAAGAAGAAGATTCCTCTACTTCTTCGTCAATCGGCAACAACAGCGACGCCGGAGCTGATTCCGGTGACGACGACGGCGAAGTTCAGAGCAAGGATAATTCATCCCTCGCTGGTTTAAATGATTTGGAGCAAGTTTTACCTATCAa GGGGTTATCGACGTTTTATGCCGGAAAATCGAAGTCATTCGGAAGCTTAACTTACGCTGTTTCTGTTTCGTCTATTCAAGAGATTGTCAAGCAAGAAGATGCTTACAGCAGGAAACGAAAGAACATGCTTGCTCATACTGTTTTATTGGACAAGTTTCGTAAATCGACTACTGATAGGGATGAAATTGGGGAAAGGTCGAAATTAAGAGAGGGTTTTTCGCGTCCACCATTGCCTGCTGGAATATGTAGAAGAGTATCGAATAAGAGGTCGTTAGATTCATCTCCTAAACTGTACTGCTCCTCATGCAGATCGTTGTCTTTATCTGATTTACAACAGGTTTCGAGTATCAATGGATTTTTGAATAACGAAAGTGATGAGGGGGATGAGCGTTAG
- the LOC139853324 gene encoding uncharacterized protein isoform X1, translating into MSIAFDTNSRIHSIRIQSLGFRKSMWIHNLSESTKFTGTNHWNNRLPAVKEEDSSTSSSIGNNSDAGADSGDDDGEVQSKDNSSLAGLNDLEQVLPIKRGLSTFYAGKSKSFGSLTYAVSVSSIQEIVKQEDAYSRKRKNMLAHTVLLDKFRKSTTDRDEIGERSKLREGFSRPPLPAGICRRVSNKRSLDSSPKLYCSSCRSLSLSDLQQVSSINGFLNNESDEGDER; encoded by the exons atgtcgatTGCTTTTGATACTAACAGTCGCATTCATAGTATTCGGATCCAATCGTTAGGGTTTCGTAAAAGTATGTGGATTCATAACTTATCGGAATCCACTAAATTCACCGGAACTAATCATTGGAATAACAGACTTCCGGCCGTTAAAGAAGAAGATTCCTCTACTTCTTCGTCAATCGGCAACAACAGCGACGCCGGAGCTGATTCCGGTGACGACGACGGCGAAGTTCAGAGCAAGGATAATTCATCCCTCGCTGGTTTAAATGATTTGGAGCAAGTTTTACCTATCAa GAGGGGGTTATCGACGTTTTATGCCGGAAAATCGAAGTCATTCGGAAGCTTAACTTACGCTGTTTCTGTTTCGTCTATTCAAGAGATTGTCAAGCAAGAAGATGCTTACAGCAGGAAACGAAAGAACATGCTTGCTCATACTGTTTTATTGGACAAGTTTCGTAAATCGACTACTGATAGGGATGAAATTGGGGAAAGGTCGAAATTAAGAGAGGGTTTTTCGCGTCCACCATTGCCTGCTGGAATATGTAGAAGAGTATCGAATAAGAGGTCGTTAGATTCATCTCCTAAACTGTACTGCTCCTCATGCAGATCGTTGTCTTTATCTGATTTACAACAGGTTTCGAGTATCAATGGATTTTTGAATAACGAAAGTGATGAGGGGGATGAGCGTTAG